One segment of Nitrospirota bacterium DNA contains the following:
- the gspG gene encoding type II secretion system major pseudopilin GspG produces MFKVNFIKPLGDRKGFTLVELLIVVTIIMLLVGLVGQNVFKRLGKGKQGAAKAQVEIFGAGLDDFRMDMDRYPTTQEGLEALITNPSSEKWDGPYLKKQVIPKDPWGRPYVYQSPGTHGEYDLYSYGRDGSVGGDNEDKDIISWQ; encoded by the coding sequence ATGTTTAAGGTTAATTTTATAAAACCCTTAGGGGATAGGAAGGGCTTTACACTCGTAGAGCTTCTTATCGTAGTAACTATTATCATGTTGCTTGTGGGATTGGTCGGACAGAATGTCTTTAAGAGGCTCGGTAAAGGCAAGCAGGGTGCGGCAAAGGCACAGGTTGAGATATTTGGGGCAGGCTTAGACGATTTCAGGATGGACATGGACAGGTATCCCACCACACAGGAGGGATTAGAAGCCCTCATAACAAACCCCAGCTCTGAAAAATGGGATGGACCATATCTTAAAAAGCAGGTAATACCCAAAGACCCATGGGGAAGACCTTATGTATATCAGTCTCCGGGCACTCATGGAGAATACGACCTTTACTCCTACGGAAGGGACGGCTCAGTCGGCGGAGACAATGAGGACAAAGACATTATAAGCTGGCAATAG
- a CDS encoding putative toxin-antitoxin system toxin component, PIN family, whose product MDTGVLVSAFVFGGVPEKAVKKAFAEAEIFVSPTLLKEYRSVPLVLESEEKIDHIQLKVLISGIAAFVARANVIQPQKRLFICRDAKDNMLLECCLEAGANFLVTGDKDLLDMTDLPFKLKILTPQRFTSEG is encoded by the coding sequence ATTGACACAGGGGTTCTTGTCTCTGCCTTTGTCTTTGGCGGAGTTCCAGAAAAGGCTGTAAAGAAGGCATTTGCAGAGGCAGAAATATTTGTATCTCCTACCCTTCTGAAAGAATACCGCAGTGTTCCTCTGGTTCTTGAGTCTGAAGAAAAAATAGACCACATCCAGTTGAAGGTATTAATCTCAGGCATAGCTGCTTTTGTAGCAAGAGCAAATGTTATTCAGCCACAGAAAAGGCTATTTATTTGTAGAGATGCCAAAGATAATATGTTGCTTGAATGCTGTCTTGAGGCAGGAGCGAATTTCTTGGTCACTGGCGACAAAGACCTTCTTGATATGACAGACCTGCCATTTAAATTAAAGATATTGACACCACAGAGATTTACTTCAGAGGGATAG
- a CDS encoding lysophospholipid acyltransferase family protein, translated as MKKVLWALEFFVFFAISFPLSLIPHSLIKKAGGALGTIAYLLWRKRRLIAIENLRTAIERNAVSVAEPPEEIIKEFFKNIGRSFIELLKVYWGRGNKIFGSVHIEGKENFDHAKAKGKGVIFITGHTGNWELMSISLSLKVDSIGVVARPINNPFLNRFVETSRTKYGNRVIYKKGGLKEMLQSLRQGKTIGLLIDQSVVHSEGVLIEFLGSPAWTLKVPALLARKTDSPVLAVFIKRTETGHVINISPEVSLSGDEIEDTKKLTGYVERYVKENPTEWLWIHRRWKRAYPVSSLLSL; from the coding sequence ATGAAAAAGGTTTTATGGGCCCTTGAGTTTTTCGTATTCTTTGCGATTTCTTTTCCCCTGAGCCTGATTCCTCATAGCCTCATTAAAAAGGCAGGAGGAGCACTCGGCACCATCGCCTATTTGCTGTGGAGGAAAAGAAGGCTCATAGCTATCGAGAATCTAAGGACTGCGATTGAAAGGAATGCCGTCTCTGTAGCAGAGCCCCCTGAGGAAATAATCAAAGAGTTCTTCAAAAACATTGGCAGATCATTCATTGAGCTCCTAAAGGTCTATTGGGGCAGAGGCAATAAGATTTTCGGGTCTGTGCACATCGAGGGAAAAGAAAATTTTGACCATGCAAAGGCAAAGGGGAAAGGCGTAATCTTTATAACAGGCCATACTGGTAACTGGGAGCTTATGTCCATTTCATTGTCCTTAAAAGTAGATAGCATTGGCGTTGTTGCAAGACCCATTAATAACCCCTTCCTTAACAGGTTCGTTGAGACATCGAGGACAAAATATGGAAACCGGGTTATTTATAAAAAAGGCGGACTTAAAGAAATGCTTCAGAGCCTTAGACAGGGTAAAACCATAGGTCTCCTCATTGACCAGTCTGTGGTTCATTCCGAGGGTGTATTGATAGAGTTTCTCGGAAGCCCTGCATGGACACTGAAGGTCCCTGCTCTTTTAGCTCGAAAGACAGACTCTCCTGTGCTTGCAGTGTTTATAAAGAGAACCGAAACGGGGCATGTGATAAATATAAGCCCTGAGGTCTCCCTTTCAGGAGATGAGATTGAGGACACTAAAAAACTAACTGGCTATGTAGAAAGATATGTAAAGGAAAATCCGACTGAATGGCTCTGGATTCATAGGAGATGGAAGCGGGCATACCCAGTGTCTTCCCTTCTATCCCTCTGA
- a CDS encoding AAA family ATPase, with protein MPRTLKADELYKCCDFKLFDFNTTSEIKVLDGTIGQERAMNALDFGLSLESTGFNIFILGESGTGKMTTIKSFLKKLAEKEPVPSDWCYVYNFKDPDVPQAISMKAGQAILFQKDMEELIKILKVEIPKVFESKEYEKQKSRIMEEFQKKQKELFGSLDDEAQAKGFSIRKTVSGLLIVPVKKTGEPLSEEEFEALEEKSRKKIEEVGRALQEKLDDVVRAVREGEKLVKELLERLERDAALSAVGHLIEELKNKYRAYEIIVTYLEVVREDILAHLEDFKGAEEQTPPLPFMKMPKAEPTFTRYAINVLVNNKETKGAPCVFEANPTYYNLFGRVEHKIQYGIAVTDFSMIKAGSLHRANGGYLVIDALDLLRSIFAYDALKRSIRNKEVRIEDVWEQYRLISTTTLKPEAIPLDIKVILVGNPFLYYLLYNLDEEYKELFKVKSDFDSRMPRTTSSVKKYAEFIASRCNEEKLLPFDRTGVSKIVEFGSRLAEHQAKLSTRFTDIADIIIESHYWAQKAGSNVVGAEHVEKALNEKVYRNSKIEEHLREMTMEDTLIVKTSGDMVGQVNGLAVLSMGDYSFGKPSRITAKAYTGKAGVVNIERETKMSGRIHEKAILILTHYLGSKYAIKKPISLSASITFEQLYDMVEGDSATCAELYALLSSIAQVPLRQDIAITGSMDQNGDVQPIGGVNEKVEGFFDLCQLRGLNGSHGVIIPSRNIKNLMIKRDVTDAVKEGKFLIYPIDRVEEGLEILTGMPAGELKDDGTYPEGTFNYLVSKRLEEISEALKAKKEEDEEKKKKENENKGQ; from the coding sequence ATGCCAAGAACGCTTAAGGCAGACGAGCTTTACAAATGCTGTGACTTTAAACTTTTTGATTTCAATACAACTTCGGAAATCAAGGTACTTGACGGCACAATAGGCCAGGAAAGGGCAATGAATGCCCTTGATTTCGGGTTAAGCCTTGAGTCTACAGGATTTAATATATTCATACTTGGCGAAAGCGGCACCGGAAAGATGACCACAATCAAGTCGTTTCTTAAAAAACTTGCCGAAAAAGAGCCTGTGCCTTCTGACTGGTGCTATGTCTATAATTTCAAAGACCCGGATGTCCCTCAGGCTATATCCATGAAGGCTGGGCAGGCAATCCTATTTCAAAAAGACATGGAAGAGCTTATAAAGATACTGAAGGTAGAGATACCTAAGGTCTTTGAATCAAAGGAATACGAAAAACAGAAAAGCAGGATAATGGAGGAGTTTCAGAAAAAACAAAAAGAGCTTTTTGGCTCTTTAGATGACGAGGCACAGGCAAAGGGCTTCTCCATAAGAAAAACTGTAAGCGGGCTTTTGATAGTGCCTGTAAAGAAAACAGGCGAGCCTCTTAGCGAGGAGGAGTTCGAGGCATTAGAGGAAAAAAGCAGAAAAAAGATAGAGGAGGTCGGCAGGGCTCTTCAGGAAAAATTAGACGATGTTGTCAGGGCCGTAAGAGAGGGCGAGAAATTAGTCAAGGAACTCTTGGAAAGACTTGAAAGGGATGCTGCGCTTTCGGCAGTTGGGCATCTCATAGAGGAACTTAAAAACAAATACAGGGCTTACGAAATAATAGTAACCTATCTCGAGGTAGTTAGAGAGGATATCCTTGCCCACTTAGAGGACTTTAAGGGAGCCGAGGAGCAGACACCTCCCCTGCCCTTTATGAAGATGCCAAAGGCAGAGCCTACATTTACGAGATATGCAATCAATGTCCTTGTCAACAATAAGGAGACAAAGGGTGCCCCATGTGTCTTTGAGGCTAACCCCACTTATTACAACCTCTTTGGAAGGGTAGAGCATAAGATTCAGTATGGCATTGCAGTGACGGATTTCTCCATGATAAAGGCAGGCTCTCTTCACAGGGCAAACGGAGGCTACCTCGTCATAGACGCCCTTGACCTCTTAAGAAGTATCTTTGCATACGATGCCCTTAAGCGCTCAATCAGAAATAAAGAAGTTAGGATAGAAGATGTCTGGGAGCAATACAGGCTCATATCGACAACCACCTTAAAGCCAGAGGCAATACCGCTCGATATAAAGGTCATACTTGTCGGAAACCCCTTCCTCTACTACCTCCTCTATAATCTCGATGAGGAATATAAGGAACTCTTTAAGGTAAAGTCCGATTTCGACAGCCGTATGCCAAGAACAACGAGTAGTGTTAAAAAATATGCAGAGTTCATTGCATCGAGGTGCAATGAGGAGAAACTTCTTCCATTCGACAGAACAGGGGTTTCTAAAATCGTTGAATTCGGCTCCCGTCTTGCAGAGCATCAGGCTAAGCTTTCAACGAGGTTTACCGACATAGCAGACATTATAATAGAGTCCCATTACTGGGCACAAAAAGCAGGAAGCAATGTCGTAGGAGCAGAGCATGTAGAGAAGGCACTTAACGAGAAGGTCTATAGAAACTCAAAGATAGAAGAGCACCTTAGAGAGATGACGATGGAAGACACCCTGATAGTAAAGACCTCAGGCGATATGGTCGGTCAGGTCAATGGTCTTGCAGTCTTATCCATGGGGGATTATAGCTTTGGCAAGCCCTCAAGGATTACAGCCAAGGCATATACAGGCAAGGCAGGCGTTGTGAACATAGAGCGAGAGACAAAGATGTCGGGAAGAATACACGAAAAGGCAATCCTTATACTTACACACTACCTCGGAAGTAAATATGCTATAAAGAAGCCAATAAGCCTTTCTGCCTCAATCACCTTTGAACAGCTCTATGACATGGTAGAGGGAGACAGTGCAACCTGTGCCGAGCTTTATGCCCTTCTAAGTAGTATAGCCCAGGTGCCTCTCAGACAGGATATAGCCATCACAGGCTCTATGGACCAAAACGGAGATGTCCAGCCAATCGGAGGCGTAAACGAAAAAGTAGAGGGATTCTTTGACCTCTGCCAACTAAGGGGACTTAATGGCTCACACGGTGTAATAATCCCATCGAGAAACATAAAGAACCTTATGATTAAAAGGGATGTTACTGATGCCGTAAAAGAGGGCAAATTCTTGATATACCCTATAGACAGGGTTGAGGAAGGGCTTGAAATCCTTACAGGAATGCCTGCAGGCGAGCTCAAAGACGACGGCACATATCCAGAGGGGACATTTAACTACCTTGTATCAAAACGCCTCGAGGAAATCTCCGAGGCACTGAAGGCAAAGAAGGAGGAAGATGAAGAGAAAAAGAAAAAGGAAAATGAAAATAAAGGGCAATGA
- a CDS encoding DUF2283 domain-containing protein translates to MNIVYNDKTDLLYIRLDDRKQDVINRRVSEDIVLDIGENDRIVGIEILDASKHITLDKLLPIRYEVSKA, encoded by the coding sequence ATGAACATTGTGTATAATGACAAAACAGACCTTCTCTATATCAGGCTTGATGACAGAAAGCAGGATGTTATAAATCGGCGGGTCTCCGAAGATATTGTTTTGGATATTGGTGAAAACGATAGAATTGTTGGAATTGAAATCCTTGATGCATCCAAACACATAACACTTGATAAACTCCTTCCCATCAGATATGAAGTTTCAAAGGCATAA
- a CDS encoding BrnT family toxin translates to MLFKAFEWDRGNIEHVFRHGVGYDEVEEACVNNPYVRKTADERYLVYGITDSGRYLLVVGINKGKGVFRTITARDMTEREKSLYKRRLEK, encoded by the coding sequence TTGTTATTTAAGGCATTTGAATGGGACAGAGGAAACATTGAGCATGTATTTAGGCATGGTGTTGGTTATGATGAAGTTGAGGAGGCCTGTGTAAATAATCCATATGTCAGGAAAACTGCTGATGAGCGGTATCTTGTATATGGGATTACTGACAGCGGCAGATACCTTTTGGTTGTTGGAATAAATAAAGGCAAGGGTGTTTTCAGGACAATAACAGCAAGGGACATGACTGAAAGGGAAAAGTCTCTATATAAAAGGAGATTGGAAAAATGA
- the xerD gene encoding site-specific tyrosine recombinase XerD, producing the protein MEMVKDFLVYLTVEKGLSENTVKSYSQDLRRFQGFLKRTGRGIPFSRQDIMGFLDSMRIEGLSISSICRVMSCLRELSKYLLIEGIIDEDPTENLQSPKKWQTLPKALSLDEIKELLEGLKHPASKGSLTLRDSAMIELLYSSGLRVSELIRLRTYDINFEAGFIRVIGKGSKERVVPVSQRALDMVKLYMKTARSLLLRKSLSEYLFLTQRGKHMTRQRFFQALKGYGKKAGLNLSPHTLRHSFATHMLEGGADLRSLQKMLGHSDISSTQIYTKVSMDRAKRVYALHHPRA; encoded by the coding sequence ATGGAGATGGTTAAGGATTTTCTTGTATATCTTACTGTAGAGAAAGGGCTTTCGGAAAACACGGTTAAGTCTTATTCTCAGGATCTAAGGAGGTTTCAGGGGTTTCTTAAAAGGACAGGCAGGGGGATTCCGTTTTCAAGACAGGACATAATGGGGTTTTTAGATTCTATGAGGATAGAAGGGCTTTCTATATCCTCTATATGCAGGGTAATGTCTTGCCTGAGAGAGCTCTCTAAATATCTACTCATCGAGGGCATCATAGACGAAGACCCAACCGAAAACCTTCAATCTCCAAAGAAGTGGCAGACCCTTCCAAAGGCACTTAGCCTCGATGAGATAAAGGAACTACTTGAGGGGTTAAAACACCCCGCTTCAAAGGGCTCCTTAACGCTTAGGGATTCTGCAATGATTGAGCTTTTGTATTCAAGCGGACTTAGGGTCAGCGAGCTTATCAGGCTCAGGACTTATGATATAAATTTCGAGGCTGGCTTTATCAGGGTCATAGGGAAGGGCTCAAAAGAAAGGGTTGTGCCTGTCAGCCAGAGGGCACTCGATATGGTTAAGCTATATATGAAAACCGCAAGGTCTCTGCTTCTTAGGAAAAGCCTTTCGGAGTATCTTTTCCTTACGCAAAGAGGCAAGCATATGACAAGGCAGAGGTTTTTTCAGGCTCTAAAGGGATATGGGAAAAAAGCAGGGCTTAATCTTTCTCCTCATACCCTGAGGCATTCCTTTGCAACTCACATGCTCGAAGGTGGTGCTGATTTGAGGTCTCTTCAGAAGATGCTTGGGCATTCCGATATATCTTCAACACAGATATACACAAAGGTCTCGATGGACAGGGCAAAAAGGGTTTATGCCCTTCATCATCCGAGGGCATGA
- a CDS encoding EAL domain-containing protein, with the protein MHLKLTELSPFYDEVFKNFFNRLLKREHLSGFFKSKGQIRGVVKKQRKNIEDSLGESNEAMRKRYIWLAEMHVAMGVSLVDYIEAFNFLRDEFFSILMREKRLIEFYREVNDYYEKARQYSSEGYLNGLVRELVDLIKTDIIKDFKPIEIHNEHISRGLSALTHKDTLPLKETGINHCPIDSWLTGIEAKMLLPETETHNRIESLHKKLHSLCQSVSYYVLKGLCLQAYWELKSLMHASSFFHKELAQVYNLSATNREKVFFEFLRKGVEIEKDFLLYAKVKNPSELTGIYDKGFGESQQTDVVEAMESKLEGCEHVVIPVHNGAVGLLREKEQDKGTIENIKKSLPESLKLTAINLKELCRGNTTILEHLNPVTWKRIVDAEDATEAINAEAKKHKYIELLFEEDRLDVFFQPACGLRTGKLYDLEALVRLREDKGYVQANLFIDAIYERNLITELDMRVLEKVVSYASRLKDITNKVFINVSPLSFKIPAYRESVEKAIRLLKDKDISPYFEITEQALLDYTELAKYLKSNYGIGFVVDDFGTGYSSLKTVADLAEAEVISHLKIDGSLTKRILYSEETYKVVRSIASMAKSLGIKTVAEFVEDAETVKRLIELDIDYGQGFYYSPASHIEKLSLR; encoded by the coding sequence ATGCATCTTAAGCTTACTGAACTTAGCCCTTTTTATGACGAAGTCTTCAAAAACTTCTTCAACCGCCTTCTTAAAAGAGAGCATCTGTCAGGCTTTTTCAAATCCAAAGGACAGATAAGAGGCGTTGTTAAGAAGCAGAGAAAAAATATAGAGGACTCACTCGGAGAAAGCAACGAGGCAATGCGAAAAAGATACATCTGGCTTGCCGAGATGCATGTCGCAATGGGGGTTTCCCTTGTGGATTACATAGAGGCATTCAATTTCCTCAGGGACGAGTTTTTCTCTATCCTCATGAGAGAAAAAAGACTTATCGAGTTCTATAGAGAGGTAAACGACTACTACGAGAAGGCAAGACAGTATTCCTCCGAGGGGTATCTTAACGGACTTGTAAGGGAGCTTGTAGACCTTATCAAAACAGACATCATAAAAGACTTTAAGCCCATCGAGATTCATAACGAGCATATAAGCAGGGGACTAAGTGCTCTAACTCATAAAGACACCCTGCCCCTCAAGGAAACAGGCATAAACCACTGCCCCATTGACAGCTGGCTTACGGGTATCGAGGCAAAAATGCTCCTTCCTGAAACAGAAACCCACAATCGCATCGAGAGCCTTCACAAAAAGCTTCACTCCCTCTGCCAGTCGGTCTCGTATTATGTATTGAAGGGTCTTTGCCTTCAGGCATATTGGGAGCTCAAATCCCTGATGCATGCCTCGTCATTTTTCCATAAAGAGCTTGCCCAAGTATATAACTTGTCTGCCACAAATAGGGAAAAGGTATTTTTTGAATTTCTGAGAAAAGGAGTCGAGATAGAAAAAGACTTTCTCTTATATGCTAAGGTGAAGAACCCTTCCGAACTCACAGGCATTTATGACAAGGGATTCGGAGAATCCCAACAGACAGATGTAGTAGAGGCGATGGAGAGCAAACTGGAGGGATGTGAGCATGTAGTCATACCTGTGCACAACGGGGCAGTGGGATTACTAAGAGAGAAAGAACAAGACAAGGGAACTATAGAGAATATAAAGAAGTCTCTTCCTGAAAGCCTCAAGCTTACTGCGATTAACCTCAAAGAGCTATGCAGAGGTAACACGACAATCCTTGAGCATCTGAACCCAGTCACATGGAAGAGGATTGTCGATGCCGAGGATGCCACAGAGGCGATTAATGCCGAGGCGAAAAAACATAAGTATATAGAGCTACTCTTCGAGGAAGACAGGCTCGATGTTTTCTTTCAGCCTGCATGTGGATTAAGGACAGGAAAACTCTATGACCTCGAGGCACTCGTAAGGCTCAGAGAGGACAAAGGCTATGTGCAGGCAAATCTCTTCATAGATGCCATCTATGAAAGAAACCTTATTACAGAGCTTGACATGAGGGTTCTTGAAAAGGTCGTTTCATATGCCAGTAGGCTCAAAGATATAACGAACAAGGTCTTCATAAATGTAAGTCCTTTGTCATTTAAAATCCCTGCTTACAGGGAGTCAGTTGAAAAGGCTATACGCCTTCTCAAGGACAAAGACATAAGCCCTTATTTCGAGATAACCGAGCAAGCACTACTTGACTACACAGAGCTTGCAAAATACCTGAAATCGAACTACGGGATAGGATTCGTGGTTGATGACTTTGGCACAGGGTACTCATCGCTTAAGACTGTTGCTGACCTTGCCGAAGCAGAGGTCATCTCGCACCTTAAGATAGACGGCTCGCTTACAAAAAGAATCCTTTACTCAGAGGAGACATACAAGGTCGTAAGGTCGATAGCCAGCATGGCAAAGAGTCTTGGCATTAAGACCGTGGCTGAGTTCGTGGAGGACGCCGAGACCGTAAAAAGGCTCATAGAGCTTGACATAGACTACGGACAGGGATTCTACTACAGCCCTGCAAGCCACATCGAGAAGCTTTCGCTAAGATAG
- a CDS encoding Mth938-like domain-containing protein, translating into MKITHYSFGKITIGGKTYTSDVIIYPERVDPSWWRKEGHYLQPEDLEDVIDAKPDILIIGTGYSGVMQVPEKTIRYLKAKGIEVYAERTEKAVEMFDKKGEGKKVIAALHLTC; encoded by the coding sequence ATGAAAATCACGCATTACTCATTTGGAAAGATTACAATCGGTGGAAAGACCTATACATCGGATGTCATAATATACCCGGAAAGGGTTGACCCATCATGGTGGCGTAAGGAAGGTCATTACCTTCAGCCAGAAGACCTCGAGGATGTCATAGATGCAAAACCCGATATACTCATCATCGGAACAGGTTATTCGGGTGTGATGCAGGTTCCGGAGAAAACCATAAGATACTTAAAGGCAAAAGGCATCGAGGTGTATGCCGAAAGAACCGAAAAGGCAGTGGAGATGTTCGATAAAAAAGGAGAGGGCAAAAAAGTGATAGCCGCACTTCATCTAACCTGTTAG